A single region of the Brachypodium distachyon strain Bd21 chromosome 3, Brachypodium_distachyon_v3.0, whole genome shotgun sequence genome encodes:
- the LOC100826884 gene encoding uncharacterized protein LOC100826884 — protein sequence MEVTQISKLEVISLLIETLCPETIHFAMKNQGKANDFISQLEVVANTSMTSKTMMDDCSLLQFGETGTKELLIVIDAAVPAGSYDHLGFFTIILVGPEEKALLDPKIKEASALTYVYFKGVRTGNRTAHAGQTKATGNAKTGQKKATGNVAGQKKATGNVAGQKKAAGNAYAGQKKKRYTSLTLKDDSGI from the exons ATGGAGGTCACTCAAATCAGTAAATTGGAGGTCATTTCTTTGCTGATAGAGACACTTTGTCCTGAGACAATCCATTTTGCTATGAAAAATCAAGGGAAGGCTAATGATTTCATAAGCCAGTTGGAGGTTGTTGCTAATACAAGCATGACCTCAAAAACAATGATGGACGATTGTTCTCTTCTCCAATTTGGAGAAACTGGTACTAAAGAACTACTCATTGTGATTGATGCCGCCGTACCGGCAGGTTCTTATGATCATCTAGGGTTTTTTACCATCATTCTGGTTGGTCCTGAGGAAAAAGCATTACTTGATCCAAAAATTAAGGAAGCCAGTGCGTTGACATACGTTTATTTCAAAGGTG TTCGGACTGGAAACAGAACAGCACATGCTGGGcagacgaaggccactggaaaCGCTAAAACTGGGCAGAAGAAAGCCACTGGAAATGTTGCTGGGCAGAAGAAAGCCACTGGAAATGTTGCTGGGCAGAAGAAAGCTGCTGGAAATGCCTATGCTgggcagaaaaagaaaag ATACACATCATTGACGCTCAAGGATGATAGTGGGATTTGA